Within the Pseudomonas chlororaphis subsp. aurantiaca genome, the region CGGCAATCGCGGGCAGGGCAGCCTCAACCCGCTGCGCATCGTCCTGGCGGGGGCGGCGATCACCGCGTTGTTCTCCGCCTTCAGCCAGGCGTTGCTGGTGGTCAACGAGGAGGGGCTGGACACCGTGCTGTTCTGGCTCGCCGGGTCGCTGTCCGAGCGTGACCTGGCGCTGGCCGCGCCGCTGCTGGTGGGTGTCTTGCTGACCTTGCCGGGGGCGTTGCTGCTGGCCGGGCAGGTCAATGTACTCAACGCCGGCGAAGCCATTGCCATCGGCCTCGGGCAGCGTACCGGCTTGATCCGCTGGCTGATGAGCGTGCTGATCATCTGCTTGGCCGGCAGTGCGGTGGCGCTGGCGGGCAGCATCGGTTTCATCGGCCTGCTGGTGCCGCACATGGTGCGCAAGGGCCTGTCCATCGACCACCGCTGGTTGCTGCCGGGTTGCGCGGTGCTGGGGGCGATCCTCCTGCTGCTGGCCGACACCCTGGGGCGCCTGGTGATCCTGCCGCAGGAGGTGCCGGTGGGGGTGATGACCGCGTTGTTCGGCGCACCGTTCTTTATTTTCCTGGCGCGCCGTGGAGGTCGTTATGAGTAAGACCCTGACCCTGCGCACCGCCGGTTTCTCCCGGCGCATCGACCTGGCGACCCTGTGGCGGCTGTTGCTGGCGCTGCTGGCAACGGCGCTGGTGATGCTCGGCGCCTTGTCCCTGGGCAAGCTCAACCTGTCGCCGCTGACCGTGCTGGAGCTGTTGTGGCGCGGCGGCGACGAGCGCCTGCTGTTCATCGTCGAGCAACTGCGCCTGCCGCGCCTGCTGCTGGCGGCCCTGGTCGGTGCGGCGCTGGCGGTGTCCGGCCTGATTTTGCAGAGCATCATCCGCAACCCGCTGGCGTCCCCCGATCTGCTGGGCATCACCAGCGGCGCCAGTGCCGCGGCGGTGCTGTACCTGTCGTTCTTTTCCCTGCTGCTGGGGCCGCAGTTTTTGCCATTGGCGGCGATGCTCGGTGCCGGGCTGGCGGCCCTGGCGATTTACCTGCTGGCCTGGAAGCAAGGCACCTCGCCGCTGCGCCTGGTGCTGATCGGCGTCGGCGTGTCGGCGCTGCTGGCGGCGGTGACCACCTTTGTCCTGGTGTTCAGTCCGCTGACCACCACCTTGTCGGCCTATGTCTGGCTCACCGGCAGCGTCTACGGCGCCAGTTGGCCGGAGCCGCGGGCCCTGGCCGGCTGGTTGCTGGCGATCCTGCCGTTGCTGGTGTGGCTGGCGCGCCAGGTGCGGGTGCAACAACTGGACGATGCCTTGGCCCAGGGCATCGGTGTGCGGGTACAGTGGCTGCGCGCCGGCCTGTTGCTGGTGAGCGTGGCCCTGGCCGGGGCGGCGGTGGCCTGGGGTGGGGCGATCGCCTTTGTCGGGCTGATCGCGCCACATATCGCCAAGCGCCTGGTGGCCCCGGGTTTCGCCGGGCAGGCGGTGATGGCGGCGCTGGTCGGCGCCAACCTGGTGATGCTCGCCGACCTGATCGGGCGCACCCTGTTCCTGCCCCTGGATCTGCCGGCGGGGATCTTTGTCGCGGTGCTGGGCACGCCGTTCTTTCTTTATCTTTTGATCAACCAGCGGCACTAAGGAATTCCCGATGTCCTCGATGGCAACCCAGCAACTGACCCTGGGCTATCAGCGCCAGGTGATTATCGACGGGCTGGACCTGCAACTGCCGGCGCGCCAGGTGTCGGTGCTGATCGGCAGCAACGGCTGCGGCAAGAGCACCCTGCTCAAATCCCTGGCGCGGCTGCTCAAGCCGCAGCAGGGCTCGGTGATCCTCAATGGCGAGGATATCCAGCGCAAATCCACCGCGGCGGTGGCACGGGAGCTGGCGATCCTGCCGCAGATGCCCAGCGCCCCCGAAGGCATCACCGTGCGCCAGCTGGTGGCCCTGGGGCGTTATCCCTACCAGAACTGGATGCAGCAATGGTCGGCCCAGGATGAAGCCATGGTCGAGCGCGCCCTGTTGCAGACCGGCGTGCAGGCCCTGGCGGAGCGGCCGGTGGACGCCTTGTCCGGCGGCCAGCGCCAGCGGGTGTGGATTGCCATGACCCTGGCCCAGGACACCGAGATCGTGCTGCTCGACGAGCCCACCACCTTTCTCGACCTGGCGCACCAGATCGAGGTGCTGGACCTGTTGCGCGAGCTCAATCGCCAGGAAAACAAGACCATCGTCATGGTCCTGCACGACCTCAACCTGGCCTGCCGCTACGCCGACCATATGGTGGCGGTGCACCAGCGCACCGCGTTCGCCCAGGGCCGGCCCGCGGAGATCCTGACCGAGGAACTGGTCAAGCAGGTGTTCGACCTCAATTGCCGGATCATCCCCGATCCGTTTTTCGGCACGCCGCTGTGCATTCCCTTTGGCCGGGAATTGCCGCAATGAGCCTGCAAGCCGCCTTCAACGGGCAAGACTGGAGCGTGCTATCCGGGCCGCTGCGCCTGAAACCCATGGCGCAATGTGACCGGCAGCGCTCCCTCAGTGCCCGGGCCTTGCTTGACGATGAGACCTGTATCGCGCTGCTCGACCAGCTGGGGCCAGTGATAGGTTCGCCGACCCGGGCGATCACCGCCTCGCTGCTGGCCAAGCGTTTTTCCTTCCTCGCTACCGGCGCCTGCCTGTACGCCATGTCGGTGTGCGACCAGGGCCTGCTGCTGTCACTGGACGATTGTGTGATTGAGTACGGTCACGATGACGGCCTCTGGACTTCGTCGATGCCGCTGCCGGACCGGGCTCCCCAGGCGTATGCCGCGGGCGAACGCGAAGCCTGGCGCGCGTCCATTGTCGAGTCGTTGTTCGCCGGAGTGCTGGCGCCGCTGTGGCAGACCTTCAACCGGGTCAGCGGCATTTCCCGGCGCATCCTCTGGGAAAACACTGCGGTGCGGGTCTATTCGCTGTACGAAAAACGCATGAGCAAGGTCGAGGACCCGCTGATCCGTCTGCGCCACGCAGCCGACTTCGACTGGCTGCTGCAAGAGGCCGCGCCGCAGCTGTTCGGCCTGGACTACAACCCGCTGCGGCACTTTCGCCGCCCGCCGACGCAGTTGGAGGAGGGCAAGAGCATCCGCTTTCGCCGCACCTGCTGCTTCTATTACGAGGCCACCGAGCCCGCCGAGTACTGCTCCACATGCCCGCTGCTGCGCCCGAGGAAATGCCGATGATCGCTCCGCGCCAACAATCCACCAGCGCTGCCTTGCTCGAGCATTACCGCGGCATCGCGCCTTCGACCCTCGGCCACTTTGGCGACGAGGGTTACCTGCGCGGTATCCGCCCGCTGTTCGACGGCCTGCGCATGCTTGGCAATGTGGTGACGGTCAAGGTCTTCGCCCCGGATGGCGCCATCCTGCGCGACGCGCTGCTGCTCAGCGAACCAGGGGACGTGCTGGTGATCCAGTGCGTGGGCGACCAGGAATGCGCCTGCTGGGGTGAACTGCGGACCCTGGCCGGGTTGATCAAGGGCCTTTCCGGGGTGGTGGTGGAGGGCGCGGTCACCGATGTCGCCGCCTTGCGCGAGCATCGCCTGCCGGTGTTCAGCCGTGGCGTCAGTGCCTACACCACCCGCGGCATCGGCCAGCAAGGGGAGGTCAACCTGCCCATCGAGGTGGCCGGGGCGCGGGTCAACCCGGGGGATATCGCCATCGGCGACGACGACGGGGTGTTCATTCTCGACGGGCAACGGGCCGAGGCGCTGTTGCCGGAGCTGCTGGCCAAGGAAGAGCTGGACCGCGAGCGGCGCGCGGCATTCTTGCAGCGCCTGGCTTCCAGCCGCTGACGCGTCGGCGAACCGGTCGGGTATGCACTTTTATAAGGCTCGCTGCTCTGGCCTTGCACCAGGCTAAGGCGATTCCTGGCCCAGGGTAGGCTATCCGGAAGCCTTGCAGAATGACCGCGCAAGCCCGCCAGTACGGCGTTTCAAGGCATGCGGCGCAGCCTGGCACAAAGGCTGCAGGACAGCCGATAACGCCCCACCGCGCATGTCGCGGGCGGGCCGCCCCGTCGGTCAACGCGGATCGATCGGCCAACAGGCCATGGGCACTCGGTGAATCAGGCACAGCAGCCCGATCGCACACCGCAAATAACAGGCAAAGGCGCCTGGAACCGTGAGGTTTCAGGCGTTTTTTTTTGCTTTAAAAAAACCGTGATTGGCTTGGGTCGGGTGCTATTTATGAATGCCATTGTTGCCCCTTTGAACACACACAAAACCCTGATCGTGATCGGCAACGGCATGGTCGGACATCATTGCGTCGAACAGCTGGTGGCGCGCGGCGCCCTCGAGCAGTACCGCCTGCACGTCTTCAGCGAAGAGCCGATGCGCGCCTACGACCGGGTGCACCTGTCCGAGTATTTCACCGGTCGCGACGCCGAATCCCTGGCCCTGGGCGATGCCGCGCTGTACCAGACCCCGGGCCTGACCCTGCACCTGGGCGTGGCGGTGCTGCGCATCGATCGCGCCAACCGCCAGGTGTTCACCTCCGCCGGCCCGCTGCACTACGACAAGCTGGTGCTGGCCACCGGTTCCTACCCCTTCGTGCCACCTATCGAGGGTGCCGAGGGCGACTCGCGCCTGGTCTATCGCACCCTGGAAGACCTCGACGGCATCCGCGCCGCGGCCGCCAATGCCCGGCGCGGCGTGGTGGTGGGCGGCGGGCTGCTCGGCCTGGAGGCGGCCAACGCCTTGAAGAGCCTGGGCCTGGAAGCCCATGTGGTGGAGTTCGCCCCGCGATTGATGCCGGTGCAGCTGGACGAGCAGGGCGGTCGCGCGCTGAAGGCGCGGATCGAAGCCCTGGGCGTCGGCGTGCATCTGGGCAAGGGCACCCAGTCGATCAGCGCCGGCGAGCAGTACCGCTACCGGATGAACTTCGCCGGCGACGACTTCCTGGAAACCGACCTGATCGTGTTCTCCGCCGGTATTCGCGCCCAGGATGCCCTGGCCCGCGACTGCGCCCTGGAGATCGGCCCGCGCGGCGGCGTGGTGGTGGACAACCAGTGCCTGAGTGGCGACCCGCATATCTACGCGATCGGCGAGTGCGCCAGCTGGAACGGCGGCATCTTCGGCCTGGTGGCCCCGGGTTACCAGATGGCCCGCAACGTCGCAGCGCAGCTGTGCGGCGAGCCTGGCGAACCCTTCATGGGCGCGGACATGTCGACCAAGCTCAAGCTGCTGGGGGTCGATGTCGGTTCCATCGGCGACGCCCAGGGCCTGACTCCGGGCGCGCGCAGCTACCAGTTCATCGACGAAGCCACGGCCAGCTACCGGCGCCTGGTGGTGGATGCCAGCGGCAAGCAGGTGCTCGGCGCGGTGCTGGTGGGCGACAACAGCTACTACGACACCTTGCTGCAATACATGCAGAACGGCATCGCCTTGCCCGCCGAACCGGCCGGCCTGATCCTGCCGTCCAGCGCCGGCGCGCCGACCCTCGGCCCGGGCGCCTTGCCCGAGTCGGCCACGGTCTGTTCCTGCCATAACGTCACCAAGGGCGCGATCTGCTCGGCCATCGACGGCGGCTGTTCCGAGCTCGGCCAGCTCAAGGCCCGGACCAAGGCCTGCACCGGTTGCGGCGGCTGCTCCGGCCTGCTCAAGCAGGTGTTCGAGCACGAACTGATCGCCCGTGGCGTCAGCGTCGACAAGAGCTTGTGCGAACACTTCGCCTACACCCGCCAGGAGCTGTACGCGCTGGTGCGGGTCGAGGGCATCCTCAGTTTCGACGAGATGCTCGCCAAGCATGGCCGTGGCCACGTCGGTTGCGATATCTGCAAGCCGGCAATCGGCTCGATCCTCGCTTCGTGCTGGAACCAGCCGATCATGGACCGCTCCCTGGTGCCGCTGCAGGACACCAACGACACCTTCATGGCCAACATGCAGAAGAACGGCACTTACTCGGTGGTGCCGCGGATCGCCGGTGGCGAGATCACCGCCGACAAGCTGATCGTGATCGGCCAGGTGGCGAAGAAATACGACCTCTACACCAAGATCACCGGCGGCCAGCGTATCGACCTGTTCGGCGCCCAGCTGCACCAGCTGCCGGACATCTGGGCCGAGCTGATCGCGGCCGGTTTCGAGACCGGGCATGCCTACGGCAAGTCGACCCGCACCGTGAAGTCCTGCGTGGGCAGTACCTGGTGCCGCTACGGCGTGCAGGACAGCGTGCGCATGGCCCTGGAGATCGAGGACCGCTACAAGGGCCTGCGTTCGCCGCACAAGCTGAAGTTCGCGGTGTCCGGCTGCACCCGCGAATGCGCCGAGGCGCAGAGCAAGGACGTCGGCGTGATCGCCACCGAGAAGGGCTGGAACCTGTACGTCTGCGGCAACGGCGGCATGCGTCCGCGCCACGCCGAACTGTTCGCCACCGACCTCGACGACCAGACGCTGATCCGCTACATCGACCGCTTCCTGATGTTCTACATCCGCACCGCCGACCGCCTGCAACGTACCTCGGTGTGGCGCGAGAGCCTGGAGGGCGGCCTGGATTACCTCAAGGCGGTGGTGATCGACGACAGCCTGGGGCTGGGCGCCGAGCTGGAAGCGCAGATGCAGCTGGTGGTGGACCGCTATGAATGCGAATGGGCCAACGCCCTCAAGGACCCGGAAAAACTCAAGCGCTTCCGCACCTTCGTCAACGACCAGCGCCCGGACCCGGACATTCACTTTGTCCAGGAACGCGGCCAGCGCCGGCCGATCATGGCCGCCGAACTCAACCTGATCCCTGTCACCGAGGAGGTGCTCTGATGAGCCTGTCGACAAGCCTGCAACCTATCGAAAGTGGATTCGCCGAGCAGCCCGGCGTGCAGTGGCAGGCGGTGTGCAGCCGCCAGGACCTGGTCAGCCACAGCGGCGTGGTGGTCTGGCACGACGGTGCCCAGGTGGCGCTGATCTACCTGCCGGACGGCGCGCGGCAGACCCTCTACGCCATCGACAACCATGACCCGCAGTCCGGCGCCAACGTGATCGGCCGCGGCCTGGTGGGCTGCATCAAGGACGAGTTGGTGATCGCCTCGCCCTTGTACAAGCAGCACTTCCGCCTGGCCGACGGCACCTGCCTGGAATACCCGGAGCAACGCCTGCGGACATGGCCGGCGCGGCTGCGCGGCGACGTGGTGGAAATCGGCGTGTGATAAGCCGCACGCCTTAGCCAATCCAGATCCATGCCTGACTCCGCGCCACCCGGCGCGGGGCCGGAACCCCTGTTGCCCAAGTATCGGAGACGCCCATGAAAACCGCTGCTCAGTTGCTGAAGTTGAAGGCCGTGGAAAACCGCCAGGTGCACAGCATCGGCCCGGACCAGATGGTGCTCGAAGCACTGCAAATGATGGCGCAGAAAAATGTCGGTGCGCTTCCAGTGATGGAAGCCGGCCAGGTGGTCGGCGTCATCAGCGAACGCGACTATGCGCGCAAGGTGGTGCTGCAAGGCCGCTCATCGGTAGGCACTGCGGTCCGCGCCATCATGAGCGCCCCCGTGGTCACCGCCGACAGCCAGCACAGCATCGAACGCTGCATGGCCGTGATGACCGACAGCCACCTGCGCCACCTGCCGGTATTGGAAGGCGAGCAACTGATTGGCTTGCTGTCGATTGGCGATCTGGTGAAGGAAGCGATTGTCGAACAGGCGGATCTGATTCGGCAGTTGGAGCTCTATATTCGGGGGGATTGAGGGGAGGGGGCGGGTGAGTGAGATTGCCAGGTTGAGTGTCAATTCTCCATGAGTGCTTTTGCGAGACTAAGTCTTATAAACCCCAAGGCATCTTTGTAAATTTGATGCCAGGCTTCAGAGGGCTCACTCATTAATGGATGCCAGAAAAACCTGAACTCATGCCCTCCGTCATCCTCAGTATGATGAACCCAGGTATCAGGGAGGTCTTGTGCAACATGACACTCATGGAATGCCCACATCTGTCCGGTTATAGGCGAGCGCCACACCCCCAAATCTCGTACCACCTTGCCCTCAATCCCGGCTTCTTCGAACAGCTCTCGGGCAGCGGCCGTCTCGGTCGACTCTCCGGGTTCCACGCTACCCTTGACCAATTGCACACCTGCCAGCGGATGCTCAAACGCCAGGATTTCTAGGGTTTCACTGCTCCGTAGCACTACCGGACAGGCTTTATCTACTGTCATGCCATCTTCCTATTGGTTTGTAATTTTGCCTCCTGATCGGCTGGAAAACCTTCCCGGAAGGGATCATTTCGGGATAGGTGCGGCCAAGACATTTAGCCAGGTCATCGATCATTGCTGCGTTTGTATCGATACCAGCCTTGTCCATACAGAACTAAACGTTTGTAGTGGTCTAATGAAACCGGACACCCATTTAGGCGAGAATGCTCGCCAGATAGAGGTGTCTGATGACCAAGCAACGTCGTTCCTTTTCCGCTGAATTCAAACGCGAGGCTGCAGCTCTCGTGCTCGATCAAGGCTATAGCCATATCGAGGCCTGCCGCTCGCTCGGGGTGGTCGAGTCCGCGTTGCGTCGCTGGGTTAACCAACTCCAGCAGGAGCGCAGTGGTGTTACTCCGCAGACAAAAGCGCTGACGCCCGAGCAGCAGAAGATCCAGGAGTTGGAAGCCCGGATCGCTCGTCTTGAGCGGGAGAAATCCATTTTAAAAAAGGCTACCGCGCTCTTGATGTCGGAAGAGCACGAACGCACGCGCTGATTGATCAACTGAGCACCCAAGAGCCGGTTGATTGGCTTTGTGTCGTCTTTGATATCACTCGTTCGTGCTACTACGCCCACCGCCTCAGATGTCGAACTCCGGACGTTGAACGACTTCGGTTACGCAGTCGAGTCAATGAGTTGTTCACGCAAAGTCGGAGCGCCGCCGGCAGCCGCAGCATTGTGTCGATGATGCAGGAAGATGGCGAGCAAATCGGACGGTTCAAGGTGCGTGGTCTGATGCGGGAGCTGGCGTTAGTCAGCAAACAACCTGGATCACATGCTTACAAACAAGCGACGGTTGAGCGGCCGGATATTCCGAACATCTTGAATCGAGAGTTTGAAGTGCCGGCACCCAACCAAGTCTGGTGTGGCGATATCACCTACATCTGGGCCCAAGGGAAATGGCATTATCTGGCTGTCGTGCTGGATCTCTATGCGCGCCGAGTTGTGGGCTGGGCGCTGTCGAGCAAACCGGACGCGGACTTAGTGATCAAGGCTCTGGATATGGCTTACGAGCAGCGTGGCCGGCCTCAAGGACTGCTGTTTCACTCGGATCAGGGCTCGCAATACGGCAGTCGCCAGTTTCGCCAACGGCTCTGGCGTTACCGCATGCGCCAAAGCATGAGCCGTCGTGGAAACTGTTGGGATAATGCGCCGATGGAGCGTGTGTTTCGCAGTTTGAAAACTGAATGGATACCGACCGTGGGCTACATGACGGCTCAAGAGGCGCACCGAGACATCAGTCATTACCTGATGCATCGGTACAACTGGACTCGACCGCACCAGTTCAACGATGGGCTGGCCCCGGCTCAGGCCGAGAAAAAACTTAACGTCGTGTCCGGGATTAGTTGACCACTACAGTTGGGCTTGTTGTTTGACCTGAACACGACTCCTTCAACTTCCATGTTCATGTCGTATTTGAAATACCGTTCTAATGTTTTTTGCCGTGTCAGGAAGGTGGTAGGTATCCCAGCCGCCAGTCATTCCGAGTACCGGCATTTTGAAAGGTGCTTTTGACTCCAAAGGCTCTCCGTAATGGGACCTTACCCAAGCTTGGTTCATTCGGCGTTGGAGCTGGTACGGCAATTCATTCTCGTAAACTGAGTCGTCGTCGGAAGTCTTATGCAAGTAGATACAGAGAGAGTCAAAGTGCTGAGTACTTGAAAAGCCCAAATCTATTCCGGCTGCAGGCGACATGGACGCTGCCTCATCTCCCTCGAACATACCTTTTGGCGGCCCGCCTGGGAGGTACATTCCGGATGCGATCAACTCGGAATAGGTCCTCCCCATACTTTTAATCAGGTCATCGATCATTGTGGCGTTCATATTCGTGCCAGCTGTGCCCCGTAAAACTAAGCGTGGGATTTTTCGTTAAGTCTGAACACTATCCCTTCCACTTCCATGTCGACGGTGTACTTGAACAACACATTGATGTTTTTGGACATGCCTGGAAAACGATAGGTTTCCCACCCGCCTACCAGCCCACGCACAGGAATTTTGTATGGACCTTTTGATTCCAAGGGCTCGCCGTATTGGGATCTAACCCAGCTCTGGTTCATTTTTGTTTTGAGCTGATAGGGAAGCCCTCCTTTGTAGGTGGGCCTTCCGGGAAAGGTTTCCAGGAAAGTGATGAACAGATCTTCAAACCGCTGATTGCTGGCCCAGAATCCCAGCTCAATACCCGGTTCAGGCGACATAGATAAGGTGTCGCTGTCCTCGAAAATACCTGTTGGCGGACCGCCAGGAAGATACATTCCAGAGGCGATCAATTCGGGGTAAGTACGTCCGAGACTTTTAACAAAGTCATCAATCATTGCGGCGTTCATATCAGTACCAGTTTTGTTCCTGATGGAGGTTGTGCAGGTTTGTGCGTGCCATTTCGATCTGTTCTTCGGTAAAACCCTCTTCCAAAAGGTAAGGCTTGATGGCATCGAGATTAGTATCTACGGCTGTCCGTAGGTCAGCCGCATCCTTGGCCTGCTGGGTCTTGGTGTTTCTACCACCATACGTCTCACTGTACTTCTGATGCACCTTGTGAGGTATCGCGATACTTGGGGCTTTTCGTAGATGATCTTTGACTTCAGGTTGGGAGATGCCCGGGACGTTTTCATTCAAAAAAACCTCCAACGCCTTTTGCGACGGTATGTGATCAATATCCAGCCCATCCTTGGCACTTCTATTTGAAAGATCATTCGCCGGGCCGACTTCCAGTGGGTTGACCATCGGTTTGGCGAAGACCAGGTACAGCGAGCGGAGGCCGCTGTCTGCCGGGAAGGTGATGATGCAGTCTTCGACCTTGAACTCGTCGAGGGGCGCGCCCTGGAGTTGGCTGTCGCCGCCTTCGGCGATGGGGTGGACCATAAGGCGGGCCAGCTCGTCGGTCACGCCCGGGTAGGGTGTCGGGGCGGTGATTACCGGGCCGTTGTCCTGGCCCGACTGGGCGCTGGTGTGGATGCCGCGGATTTGCAGCGTGCCCTGGCTGTCGCGGCGGAGCTGTCGGTGACCAGCACCCAGTCACCGTTTCTGACGGCGGCAAGAATGTCCCGATCGCTGTTGATCGTGTAGTGCTCACGCAACAGCTCGTCCAGCCCCGCCAGGCTCGACCTGTTGCGTTGCAGGGCCATGCGCACCCGGGTTTCGGCGTCATGGGCACTTTGCGCATGCCGTGCCTCGGGGGCGGAGCTTTTTAGTAAACGCATGTCGGTAAACGCATCGGCGGCTTCGCTGTCTGGATCAGCCACCCATGCTAGGGGGCCGCCCTGGCGCGGCGCTCTAGGCCCTTTCTGAAACGCTTGAAAGAAAACTCGCTTGTGGGCCGGCGACAAAACCGGCAATCCGGAGCCGGCAATAAAGCCTGCCGTTCGTCACGGCGCGGTGAGCGGGATTCAACTTTTGCCCACAATGATTTTCACAGCCGTTGTAAGGGCCGCCCCAGGTCCGGAGGGGCTGTTATCCGCCGGAGGTTGAGCCAGATGAACGACGACGCCCTGGACGAAACGCTCGAGGAACGTCGCCAGCGCCGGGTGGCGCAGGCGCTGAGCTTGAACCCCGACGAAGTGGCGCGCTGGGTCGTGGCCATGGAGGAGGACGGCAGTGGCATGGGTTATGTCATCGAGTTTTCCGCCGCCACGCCGGTCGGGGTGCTGGCCAGGGTGCCGGGGCTGGGCAGCGATCGGCTGATCAATATCGGCCCAATCGACTAGCCGCCATGACCGCCATGCCAGCACTGACCGCCGAGCGTCTGCGGGCATTGCACAGCGAGGGTTTCGTGCTGCTGCCCGGAGTGCTCGACGGGTTGCAGATCCAGCTGCTGCGCCGCGCCATCGACGGCCTCAAGCCCCAGCATTGGGACTACAGCGGCTTGCTCGAGCACTACAAATGCGTGTTCAACCGCGACCCGCTGTGGCTGCCGTTTCTCGATCTGCCGGGGGTGATCGAGCTGGCCGAGGCGGCGCTGGGCGACGATTGCCATGTCATCGGCCAGACCGCCTGGCGCTGCCATCCGGGCTTTCAAGGGATGGGGTTGCACCTGGATTACCTGGCGATGCAGCTGCCGCGCAGCCTGCTCAGCGATCCGGCATTCGAGCTGCCGATGCAGATCTGCACCTGCCACCTGTACCTCGACGATATCGACCAGGACCTGTGCCCGACCCGCGTGGTGCCGGGCAGCCATCGGGCCGGGCGGCCGCCACGGGCCGGCGAGGAGCATTGGCATGGCCGAACGGCCCAGGCCGTGCTGTGCCAGGCCGGCGACGCGCTGATGTTTCGCAGCGAGCTGTGGCATGCCGGCAGCGAAAACAGCAGCGCCGAGCGCATCCGCTACCTGCTGCAGGTGCACTATGGCCGGCGCATGGTGGCGCAGAAGTTTTCGCCCTATCTGCACTGGTGTTTCAACCCCGAG harbors:
- a CDS encoding S-type pyocin domain-containing protein, whose amino-acid sequence is MVHPIAEGGDSQLQGAPLDEFKVEDCIITFPADSGLRSLYLVFAKPMVNPLEVGPANDLSNRSAKDGLDIDHIPSQKALEVFLNENVPGISQPEVKDHLRKAPSIAIPHKVHQKYSETYGGRNTKTQQAKDAADLRTAVDTNLDAIKPYLLEEGFTEEQIEMARTNLHNLHQEQNWY
- a CDS encoding DUF6392 family protein, coding for MNAAMIDDFVKSLGRTYPELIASGMYLPGGPPTGIFEDSDTLSMSPEPGIELGFWASNQRFEDLFITFLETFPGRPTYKGGLPYQLKTKMNQSWVRSQYGEPLESKGPYKIPVRGLVGGWETYRFPGMSKNINVLFKYTVDMEVEGIVFRLNEKSHA
- a CDS encoding IS3 family transposase (programmed frameshift), which encodes MTKQRRSFSAEFKREAAALVLDQGYSHIEACRSLGVVESALRRWVNQLQQERSGVTPQTKALTPEQQKIQELEARIARLEREKSIFKKGYRALDVGRARTHALIDQLSTQEPVDWLCVVFDITRSCYYAHRLRCRTPDVERLRLRSRVNELFTQSRSAAGSRSIVSMMQEDGEQIGRFKVRGLMRELALVSKQPGSHAYKQATVERPDIPNILNREFEVPAPNQVWCGDITYIWAQGKWHYLAVVLDLYARRVVGWALSSKPDADLVIKALDMAYEQRGRPQGLLFHSDQGSQYGSRQFRQRLWRYRMRQSMSRRGNCWDNAPMERVFRSLKTEWIPTVGYMTAQEAHRDISHYLMHRYNWTRPHQFNDGLAPAQAEKKLNVVSGIS
- a CDS encoding phytanoyl-CoA dioxygenase family protein, whose amino-acid sequence is MTAMPALTAERLRALHSEGFVLLPGVLDGLQIQLLRRAIDGLKPQHWDYSGLLEHYKCVFNRDPLWLPFLDLPGVIELAEAALGDDCHVIGQTAWRCHPGFQGMGLHLDYLAMQLPRSLLSDPAFELPMQICTCHLYLDDIDQDLCPTRVVPGSHRAGRPPRAGEEHWHGRTAQAVLCQAGDALMFRSELWHAGSENSSAERIRYLLQVHYGRRMVAQKFSPYLHWCFNPEVLAAASARQRRLLGEHEEAEYD